In a genomic window of Streptococcus mitis NCTC 12261:
- the era gene encoding GTPase Era, whose amino-acid sequence MTFKSGFVAILGRPNVGKSTFLNHVMGQKIAIMSDKAQTTRNKIMGIYTTDKEQIVFIDTPGIHKPKTALGDFMVESAYSTLREVDTVLFMVPADEARGKGDDMIIERLKAAKIPVILVVNKIDKVHPDQLLSQIDDFRNQMDFKEIVPISALQGNNVSRLVDILSENLDEGFQYFPSDQITDHPERFLVSEMVREKVLHLTREEIPHSVAVVVDSMKRDEETDKVHIRATIMVERDSQKGIIIGKGGAMLKKIGSMARRDIELMLGDKVFLETWVKVKKNWRDKKLDLADFGYNEKEY is encoded by the coding sequence ATGACTTTTAAATCAGGCTTTGTAGCCATTTTAGGACGTCCCAATGTTGGGAAGTCAACCTTTTTAAATCACGTCATGGGGCAAAAGATTGCCATCATGAGTGACAAGGCGCAGACAACGCGCAACAAAATCATGGGAATTTACACGACCGATAAGGAGCAAATCGTCTTTATCGACACGCCAGGGATTCACAAGCCTAAAACGGCCCTTGGAGATTTCATGGTTGAGTCTGCCTACAGCACCCTTCGTGAAGTGGACACCGTTCTTTTCATGGTGCCCGCTGATGAAGCGCGTGGTAAGGGAGACGACATGATTATCGAGCGTCTCAAGGCTGCCAAGATTCCTGTGATTCTAGTGGTAAACAAGATTGATAAGGTCCATCCAGACCAGCTTTTGTCTCAGATTGATGATTTCCGAAATCAGATGGACTTCAAAGAAATCGTTCCAATCTCAGCCCTTCAGGGAAATAACGTGTCTCGTCTAGTGGATATTTTGAGTGAAAATCTGGACGAAGGTTTCCAGTATTTCCCGTCTGATCAAATCACAGACCATCCAGAACGTTTCTTGGTTTCAGAGATGGTTCGTGAGAAAGTCTTGCACCTAACTCGTGAAGAGATTCCTCACTCAGTTGCTGTAGTAGTTGATTCTATGAAACGAGACGAAGAGACAGATAAGGTTCACATCCGTGCAACTATCATGGTGGAGCGCGATAGTCAGAAAGGGATTATCATCGGTAAAGGTGGCGCTATGCTTAAGAAAATCGGTAGCATGGCTCGTCGTGATATCGAACTCATGCTAGGAGACAAGGTCTTCCTAGAAACATGGGTCAAGGTCAAGAAAAACTGGCGCGATAAAAAACTAGATTTGGCTGACTTTGGCTATAATGAAAAAGAATACTAA
- the mutM gene encoding DNA-formamidopyrimidine glycosylase yields the protein MPELPEVETVRRGLEKLILGKKISSIEIRYPKMIKTNLDEFQKEVPGQIVESMGRRGKYLLFCLTDKVLISHLRMEGKYFYYPDQVPERKHAHVFFQFEDGGTLVYEDVRKFGTMELFAPDLLEAYFISKKLGPEPSEQEFDLQVFQAALAKSKKPIKSHLLDQTLVAGLGNIYVDEVLWRAQVHPARPSQTLTTEEASAIHDQTISVLGQAVEKGGSTIRTYTNAFGEDGTMQDFHQVYDKAGQECARCGTVIEKMQLGGRGTHFCPNCQRRD from the coding sequence ATGCCTGAATTACCTGAGGTTGAAACCGTTCGTCGTGGTTTAGAAAAATTGATTCTGGGAAAGAAGATTTCGAGTATAGAAATTCGCTATCCCAAGATGATTAAGACGAATTTGGACGAGTTTCAAAAGGAAGTGCCTGGTCAGATTGTTGAGTCCATGGGACGTCGTGGAAAATATTTGCTTTTCTGCCTGACAGACAAGGTCTTGATTTCCCATTTGCGCATGGAAGGCAAGTATTTTTACTATCCAGACCAGGTTCCTGAACGTAAGCATGCCCATGTTTTCTTCCAGTTTGAAGACGGTGGCACGCTTGTTTATGAGGATGTACGCAAGTTTGGGACTATGGAACTGTTTGCACCAGACCTTTTGGAAGCCTACTTTATTTCTAAAAAATTAGGGCCTGAACCAAGCGAACAAGAATTTGATTTGCAGGTCTTTCAAGCTGCCCTAGCCAAGTCCAAAAAGCCTATCAAATCTCACTTATTAGACCAAACCTTGGTTGCTGGCCTTGGCAATATTTATGTGGATGAAGTCCTCTGGCGAGCTCAGGTTCATCCAGCTAGACCTTCCCAGACTTTGACGACAGAAGAAGCGTCAGCCATTCATGACCAGACCATTTCTGTTTTGGGCCAGGCTGTTGAAAAAGGTGGCTCGACTATTCGGACCTATACCAATGCCTTTGGGGAAGATGGAACCATGCAGGATTTTCATCAGGTCTATGACAAGGCTGGTCAAGAGTGTGCACGCTGTGGGACTGTGATTGAGAAAATGCAACTAGGCGGACGAGGCACCCACTTTTGTCCAAACTGTCAAAGGAGGGACTGA
- the coaE gene encoding dephospho-CoA kinase (Dephospho-CoA kinase (CoaE) performs the final step in coenzyme A biosynthesis.) has protein sequence MGKIIGITGGIASGKSTVTNFLRQQGFQVVDADAVVHQLQKPGGRLFEALVQHFGQKIILENGELNRPLLASHIFSNPDEREWSKRTQGEIIREELATLRDQLVQTEAIFFMDIPLLFEQDYASWFNETWLVYVDRDIQVERLMKRDHLSKDESESRLAAQWPLDKKKDLASHVLDNNGNLDQLLTQVRILLEGGKQYDRD, from the coding sequence ATGGGAAAAATCATTGGAATTACAGGAGGAATTGCCTCTGGTAAGTCAACTGTGACAAATTTTCTAAGACAGCAAGGTTTTCAAGTGGTGGATGCTGACGCAGTCGTCCACCAACTACAGAAACCTGGAGGTCGTCTGTTTGAGGCTCTAGTACAGCACTTTGGTCAAAAAATCATCCTTGAAAATGGAGAACTTAATCGCCCTCTCCTAGCTAGTCACATCTTTTCCAATCCTGATGAACGGGAATGGTCTAAGCGAACTCAAGGAGAGATTATCCGTGAGGAACTGGCTACTTTGAGAGACCAGTTGGTTCAGACAGAAGCTATCTTTTTCATGGATATTCCCCTGCTTTTTGAGCAGGACTATGCTTCTTGGTTTAATGAGACTTGGTTGGTCTATGTGGATCGAGATATCCAAGTAGAACGTTTAATGAAAAGAGACCACTTGTCCAAAGATGAATCTGAATCTCGTCTAGCAGCCCAGTGGCCTTTAGACAAAAAGAAAGATTTGGCTAGTCATGTTTTAGATAACAATGGAAATCTGGACCAGCTTCTTACTCAAGTGCGTATCCTTCTCGAGGGAGGTAAGCAATATGACAGAGATTAA
- a CDS encoding multidrug efflux MFS transporter codes for MTEINWKDNLRIAWFGNFLTGASISLVVPFMPIFVENLGVGSEQVAFYAGLAISVSAISAALFSPIWGILADKYGRKPMMIRAGLAMTITMGGLAFVPNIYWLIFLRLLNGVFAGFVPNATALIASQVPKEKSGSALGTLSTGVVAGTLTGPFIGGFIAELFGIRTVFLLVGSFLFLAAILTICFIQEDFQPVAKEKAIPTKELFTSVKYPYLLVNLFLTSFVIQFSAQSIGPILALYVRDLGQTENLLFVSGLIVSSMGFSSMMSAGVMGKLGDKVGNHRLLVVAQFYSVIIYLLCANASSPLQLGLYRFLFGLGTGALIPGINALLSKMTPKAGISRVFAFNQVFFYLGGVVGPMAGSAVAGQFGYHAVFYATSLCVAFSCLFNLLQFRTLLKVKEI; via the coding sequence ATGACAGAGATTAACTGGAAGGATAATTTGCGCATTGCCTGGTTTGGTAATTTTCTGACAGGAGCCAGTATTTCTTTGGTTGTGCCCTTTATGCCCATTTTTGTGGAAAATCTAGGTGTAGGGAGTGAGCAAGTCGCTTTTTATGCAGGTTTAGCAATTTCTGTCTCTGCTATTTCAGCGGCGCTCTTTTCTCCTATCTGGGGTATTCTTGCTGACAAATATGGTCGAAAACCCATGATGATTCGGGCTGGGCTTGCTATGACCATTACTATGGGGGGCTTGGCCTTTGTCCCAAATATCTATTGGTTAATCTTTCTTCGCTTACTGAATGGTGTATTTGCAGGATTTGTTCCCAATGCAACGGCCTTGATAGCCAGTCAGGTTCCCAAGGAGAAATCAGGCTCTGCCTTAGGTACTCTGTCTACAGGCGTAGTTGCAGGTACTCTAACTGGTCCTTTTATCGGGGGCTTTATAGCAGAATTATTTGGCATTCGTACGGTTTTCTTACTGGTTGGTAGTTTTCTGTTTTTAGCTGCTATTTTGACTATTTGCTTTATCCAGGAAGATTTTCAACCAGTAGCCAAGGAAAAGGCTATTCCAACAAAGGAATTATTTACCTCGGTTAAATATCCCTATCTTTTGGTCAATCTCTTTTTAACCAGTTTTGTCATCCAATTTTCAGCCCAATCGATTGGCCCTATTTTGGCTCTTTATGTACGCGACTTAGGGCAGACAGAGAATCTTCTTTTTGTCTCTGGTTTGATTGTGTCCAGCATGGGCTTTTCCAGCATGATGAGTGCAGGAGTCATGGGTAAGCTAGGTGACAAGGTGGGCAATCATCGTCTCTTGGTTGTAGCACAGTTTTATTCAGTTATCATCTATCTCCTCTGTGCCAATGCATCTAGTCCCCTTCAACTAGGACTCTATCGTTTCCTCTTTGGCTTGGGAACCGGTGCGCTGATTCCTGGGATTAATGCCCTACTCAGCAAAATGACTCCCAAAGCCGGCATTTCGAGGGTCTTTGCCTTCAATCAGGTATTCTTTTATCTGGGAGGTGTCGTTGGTCCCATGGCAGGTTCTGCAGTAGCAGGTCAATTTGGCTACCATGCAGTCTTTTATGCGACAAGCCTTTGTGTTGCCTTTAGTTGTCTCTTTAACCTTCTTCAATTTCGAACATTATTAAAAGTAAAGGAAATCTAG
- the rpmG gene encoding 50S ribosomal protein L33, protein MRVKINLKCSSCGSINYLTSKNSKTHPDKIEVLKYCPKERKVTLHLESK, encoded by the coding sequence GTGCGAGTAAAAATTAATCTCAAGTGCTCCTCTTGTGGCAGTATCAATTACCTAACCAGTAAAAATTCCAAAACCCATCCAGACAAGATTGAGGTTTTAAAGTATTGTCCCAAGGAAAGAAAAGTAACCCTACATCTTGAATCTAAGTAG
- the secG gene encoding preprotein translocase subunit SecG, with the protein MYNLLLTILLVLSVVIVIAIFMQPTKNQSSNVFDASSGDLFERSKARGFEAVMQRLTGILVFFWLAIALALTVLSSR; encoded by the coding sequence ATGTATAACCTATTATTAACCATTTTATTAGTATTATCTGTTGTGATTGTGATTGCGATTTTCATGCAACCAACCAAAAACCAATCCAGCAATGTATTTGATGCCAGCTCAGGTGATTTGTTTGAACGCAGTAAAGCACGCGGTTTTGAAGCTGTAATGCAGCGTTTGACAGGGATTTTAGTCTTTTTCTGGCTAGCCATTGCCTTAGCATTGACGGTATTATCAAGTAGATAA
- the rnr gene encoding ribonuclease R: protein MKDRIKEYLQDKGKVTVNDLAQALGKDGSKDFRELIKTLSLMERKHQIRFEEDGTLTLEVKKKHEITLKGIFHAHKNGFGFVSLEGEEDDLFVGKNDVNYAIDGDTVEVVIKKVADRNKGTAAEAKIIDILEHSLTTVVGQIVLDQEKPKYAGYIRSKNQKISQPIYVKKPALKLEGTEVLKVFIDKYPSKKHDFFVASVLDVVGHSTDVGIDVLEVLESMDIVSEFPEAVVKEAESVPDVPSQKDMEGRLDLRDEITFTIDGADAKDLDDAVHIKALKNGNLELGVHIADVSYYVTEGSALDKEALNRATSVYVTDRVVPMLPERLSNGICSLNPQVDRLTQSAIMEIDKHGRVVNYTITQTVIKTSFRMTYNDVNDILAGDVEKRQEYQKIVPSIELMAKLHEILENMRVKRGALNFDTNEAKILVDKQGKPVDIVLRQRGVAERMIESFMLMANETVAEHFSKLDLPFIYRIHEEPKAEKVQKFIDYASSFGLRIYGTASEISQEALQDIMRAVEGEPYADVLSMMLLRSMQQARYSEHNHGHYGLAADYYTHFTSPIRRYPDLLVHRMIRDYSRSKEIAEHFEQVIPEIATQSSNRERRAIEAEREVEAMKKAEYMEEYVGEEYDAVVSSIVKFGLFVELPNTVEGLIHITNLPEFYHFNERDLTLLGEKSGTTFRVGQQIRIRVERADKMTGEIDFSYIPSEFDVIEKGLKQAGCKDRGRGSNRRSDKKEDKRKSGRSNDKRKHSQKDKKKKGKKPFYKEVAKKGAKHGKGRGKGRRTK from the coding sequence ATGAAAGATAGAATAAAAGAATATTTGCAAGATAAGGGAAAGGTAACTGTCAATGACTTGGCTCAGGCTTTGGGAAAAGACGGTTCCAAGGATTTTCGTGAGTTGATTAAAACCTTATCCTTAATGGAAAGAAAGCACCAGATTCGTTTTGAAGAAGATGGTACTCTGACCTTAGAAGTTAAGAAAAAACATGAGATTACTCTCAAGGGGATTTTTCATGCCCATAAAAATGGCTTTGGTTTTGTCAGTCTAGAAGGCGAGGAGGACGACCTTTTTGTAGGTAAAAACGATGTCAACTATGCTATTGATGGCGATACTGTTGAGGTTGTCATCAAGAAAGTCGCTGATCGTAACAAGGGAACAGCGGCGGAAGCCAAAATTATCGATATCCTAGAACACAGTTTGACAACTGTTGTCGGTCAAATCGTTCTAGATCAGGAAAAACCTAAGTATGCTGGCTACATCCGTTCGAAAAATCAGAAAATCAGCCAACCGATTTATGTAAAAAAACCAGCCCTTAAACTGGAGGGAACAGAAGTTCTCAAGGTCTTTATCGACAAATACCCAAGCAAGAAACATGATTTCTTTGTCGCGAGTGTTCTAGATGTGGTGGGGCATTCAACGGATGTCGGAATTGATGTTCTTGAGGTTTTGGAGTCTATGGACATTGTCTCAGAATTTCCAGAGGCTGTTGTCAAGGAAGCAGAAAGTGTGCCTGATGTTCCGTCTCAAAAGGATATGGAAGGCCGTCTGGATCTAAGAGATGAGATTACCTTTACCATTGACGGTGCTGACGCCAAAGACTTGGACGATGCGGTGCATATCAAGGCTTTAAAAAATGGGAATTTGGAGCTCGGTGTTCACATCGCAGATGTTTCCTACTATGTGACTGAGGGGTCTGCCCTTGATAAGGAAGCCCTTAATCGTGCAACTTCTGTCTATGTGACAGACCGTGTGGTCCCAATGCTTCCAGAACGACTGTCAAATGGTATCTGCTCCCTCAATCCTCAAGTTGATCGCCTAACCCAGTCTGCCATTATGGAGATTGATAAACATGGTCGTGTGGTCAATTACACCATTACACAAACGGTAATCAAGACAAGCTTCCGTATGACCTATAACGATGTTAATGATATTCTAGCTGGCGACGTGGAAAAGAGACAAGAATATCAGAAAATTGTCCCTAGTATCGAACTCATGGCCAAGCTTCATGAAATTTTAGAAAACATGCGTGTGAAACGTGGTGCCCTCAATTTCGATACCAATGAAGCTAAGATTTTAGTGGATAAGCAAGGTAAGCCTGTTGATATCGTTCTTCGTCAGCGTGGTGTTGCTGAGCGCATGATTGAATCCTTTATGCTGATGGCCAATGAAACAGTTGCCGAGCATTTTAGCAAGCTGGATCTACCTTTCATCTATCGAATTCACGAGGAGCCTAAGGCTGAAAAAGTTCAGAAGTTTATTGATTATGCTTCGAGTTTTGGCTTGCGTATTTATGGGACTGCCAGTGAGATTAGCCAGGAGGCCCTCCAAGACATCATGCGTGCTGTTGAGGGGGAACCTTATGCAGATGTATTGTCCATGATGCTTCTTCGCTCTATGCAGCAGGCTCGCTATTCGGAGCACAATCACGGCCACTATGGCCTTGCTGCTGACTATTACACTCACTTTACCAGTCCGATTCGTCGTTATCCAGACCTTCTTGTTCACCGTATGATTCGTGATTACAGCCGTTCTAAGGAAATAGCAGAGCATTTTGAGCAAGTGATTCCAGAGATTGCGACCCAGTCTTCCAACCGTGAACGTCGTGCCATTGAGGCTGAGCGTGAAGTCGAAGCCATGAAAAAGGCTGAGTATATGGAAGAATACGTAGGCGAAGAATACGATGCGGTTGTATCAAGTATTGTCAAGTTTGGTCTCTTTGTTGAATTGCCGAATACAGTTGAGGGCTTGATTCACATCACTAATCTACCTGAATTTTATCATTTCAATGAACGTGATTTGACCCTGCTTGGGGAGAAATCGGGTACAACCTTCCGTGTAGGTCAGCAAATCCGTATCCGAGTTGAAAGAGCCGACAAGATGACGGGTGAAATTGACTTTTCTTACATCCCAAGTGAGTTTGATGTGATTGAAAAAGGCTTGAAACAAGCTGGTTGCAAAGACAGAGGGCGTGGTTCAAATCGTCGTTCAGATAAGAAGGAAGACAAGAGAAAATCAGGACGCTCAAATGATAAGCGCAAGCATTCACAAAAAGACAAGAAGAAAAAGGGCAAGAAACCTTTTTACAAGGAAGTAGCTAAGAAAGGAGCCAAGCATGGCAAAGGGCGAGGGAAAGGTCGTCGCACAAAATAA
- the smpB gene encoding SsrA-binding protein SmpB, whose amino-acid sequence MAKGEGKVVAQNKKARHDYTIVDTLEAGMVLTGTEIKSVRAARINLKDGFAQVKNGEVWLSNVHIAPYEEGNIWNQEPERRRKLLLHKKQIQKLEQETKGTGMTLVPLKVYIKDGYAKLLLGLAKGKHDYDKRESIKRREQNRDIARVMKAVNQR is encoded by the coding sequence ATGGCAAAGGGCGAGGGAAAGGTCGTCGCACAAAATAAAAAGGCGCGTCACGACTATACAATCGTAGATACGCTAGAGGCAGGGATGGTCCTGACTGGAACTGAAATCAAGAGTGTACGAGCAGCTCGAATCAATCTCAAGGATGGCTTTGCCCAAGTAAAAAATGGGGAGGTATGGCTGAGCAATGTTCATATCGCTCCTTACGAAGAGGGCAATATCTGGAACCAAGAACCAGAACGTCGTCGAAAACTCTTACTCCATAAAAAGCAAATTCAAAAATTGGAACAAGAGACTAAAGGAACAGGAATGACCCTGGTTCCCCTTAAAGTCTATATCAAAGATGGCTATGCCAAGCTCCTTTTAGGCCTAGCTAAAGGGAAGCATGACTACGATAAACGGGAGTCTATCAAACGACGTGAGCAAAACCGCGACATCGCGCGTGTTATGAAAGCTGTTAATCAGCGATAA
- the tehB gene encoding SAM-dependent methyltransferase TehB codes for MEKLVAYKRMPLWTKETMPEAVQQKHNTKVGTWSKITVLKGTLKFIELTEDGEVLAEHLFEAGADNPMAQPQAWHRVEAVTDDVEWYLEFYCKPEDYFPKKYNTNPVHSEVLEAMQTVKPGKALDLGCGQGRNSLFLAQNGFDVTAVDQNELSLEILQSIVEQEDLDMPVGLYDINSASIGKEYDFIVSTVVLMFLQADRIPAIIQNMQEKTSVGGYNLIVCAMDTEDYPCSVNFPFTFKEGELADYYKDWELVKYNENPGHLHRRDENGNRIQLRFATMLAKKIK; via the coding sequence ATGGAAAAACTAGTTGCCTATAAACGCATGCCTTTGTGGACTAAAGAAACCATGCCAGAGGCTGTTCAGCAAAAGCACAATACCAAGGTTGGGACTTGGAGCAAGATTACTGTTTTAAAAGGAACTCTCAAGTTTATTGAATTGACAGAGGATGGTGAGGTTCTAGCTGAACACCTATTTGAAGCAGGGGCTGACAATCCAATGGCGCAACCACAAGCCTGGCACCGAGTGGAGGCTGTAACAGACGATGTAGAATGGTACTTGGAATTTTATTGTAAACCTGAGGATTATTTTCCTAAGAAATACAATACCAATCCTGTTCATTCAGAGGTCCTAGAGGCAATGCAGACAGTAAAACCAGGGAAAGCCTTGGATTTGGGCTGTGGTCAGGGCCGTAACTCTCTCTTTCTTGCACAGAATGGTTTTGATGTGACAGCTGTAGATCAAAATGAATTATCTCTTGAAATCTTGCAAAGCATTGTTGAGCAGGAAGACCTAGATATGCCTGTTGGTCTTTACGATATCAATTCAGCCAGTATTGGGAAAGAATATGATTTTATCGTTTCAACAGTTGTTCTCATGTTTCTACAAGCGGACCGCATTCCAGCTATTATTCAAAATATGCAGGAGAAAACCAGTGTTGGTGGTTACAATCTTATCGTTTGTGCTATGGACACGGAGGATTATCCTTGCTCTGTGAACTTCCCATTCACATTTAAAGAAGGAGAATTGGCAGACTATTACAAGGACTGGGAATTGGTTAAGTACAATGAAAATCCTGGCCATCTTCACCGTCGCGATGAGAATGGCAATCGTATTCAACTACGCTTTGCGACCATGCTAGCTAAGAAAATCAAATAA
- a CDS encoding competence protein CoiA — protein sequence MFVARDSRGELVNVLEDKLEKQAYTCPACGGQLRLRQGPSVRIHFAHKTLKDCDFSSENESPEHLENKEVLYHWLKKEAEVQLEYLLPELKQIADVFVNGNLALEVQCSPLPQKVLKERSEGYRSQGYQVLWLLGKKLWLKERLTRLQQGFLYFSQNMGFYVWELDSEKQVLRLKYLIHQDLRGKLHYQIKEFPYGHGSLLEILRFPYKKQKISHFTVSQDKDICRYIRQQLYYQNPIWMKEQAEAYKKGENLLTYGLKEWYPQIRPLVGNFCQIEQDLIRYYLYFQTYYQENPQNDWQMLYPPAFYQQYFLKNMVE from the coding sequence ATGTTTGTTGCGAGAGATTCTAGGGGAGAATTGGTAAATGTGTTAGAGGATAAGCTTGAGAAGCAAGCATACACCTGCCCAGCTTGTGGAGGTCAGCTCCGTTTGCGTCAAGGACCAAGTGTCCGGATCCATTTTGCCCACAAAACCTTAAAAGACTGTGATTTTTCCTCTGAAAATGAAAGTCCAGAACATCTGGAAAATAAGGAAGTCCTTTATCACTGGTTGAAAAAAGAGGCCGAGGTGCAATTAGAATACCTGCTTCCAGAGCTTAAACAGATTGCGGATGTATTTGTAAATGGCAATCTAGCTTTAGAGGTTCAATGTAGTCCCTTGCCTCAAAAAGTTCTTAAAGAGCGTAGCGAGGGCTATCGTAGTCAGGGTTACCAAGTACTGTGGTTGCTGGGAAAAAAACTGTGGCTCAAGGAGCGTTTGACTCGTCTACAACAAGGTTTTCTCTATTTCAGTCAAAACATGGGCTTTTATGTTTGGGAATTAGACAGTGAAAAACAAGTTTTAAGACTCAAATACCTGATTCACCAAGATCTCCGAGGTAAACTCCATTATCAGATTAAGGAATTTCCCTATGGTCACGGTAGTTTACTGGAGATATTACGTTTTCCCTATAAGAAACAAAAAATATCTCATTTTACAGTTTCTCAGGACAAGGACATCTGTCGTTATATCCGGCAACAACTGTACTATCAAAATCCCATTTGGATGAAAGAACAAGCAGAAGCCTATAAAAAGGGAGAAAATCTCCTGACTTATGGGCTAAAAGAATGGTATCCACAAATTCGACCACTAGTAGGTAATTTTTGCCAAATTGAGCAAGATTTGATTCGCTATTATCTGTATTTTCAAACCTATTATCAAGAAAATCCTCAAAATGATTGGCAAATGCTCTATCCACCAGCCTTTTATCAGCAATATTTCTTAAAAAATATGGTAGAATAG
- the pepF gene encoding oligoendopeptidase F — protein MVLQRHEINEKDTWDLSTIYPTDQAWEEALKDITEQLETVAQYEGHLLDSADSLLEITEFSLEMERQMEKLYVYAHMKNDQDTREAKYQEYYAKAMTLYSQLDQAFSFYEPEFMEISEEQYADFLEAQPKLQVYQHYFDKLLQGKDHVLSQREEELLAGAGEIFGSASETFAILDNADIVFPYVLDDDGKEVQLSHGTYTRLMESKNREVRRGAYQALYATYQQFQHTYAKTLQTNVKVQNYRAKVRNYKSARHAALAANFVPESVYDNLVAAVRKHLPLLHRYLNLRSKILGISDLKMYDVYTPLSSVEYSFTYREALKKAEDALAVLGEDYLSRVKRAFSERWIDVYENQGKRSGAYSGGSYDTNAFMLLNWQDNLDNLFTLVHETGHSMHSSYTRETQPYVYGDYSIFLAEIASTTNENILTEKLLEEVEDDATRFAILNNFLDGFRGTVFRQTQFAEFEHAIHQADQNGEVLTSDFLNKLYADLNQEYYGLSKEDNPEIQYEWARIPHFYYNYYVYQYSTGFAAASALAEKIVHGNQEDRDRYIDYLKAGKSDYPLNVMRKAGVDMEKEDYLNDAFAVFERRLNEFEALVEKLGMA, from the coding sequence ATGGTATTACAAAGACATGAAATAAATGAAAAAGATACATGGGATCTATCAACGATCTACCCAACTGACCAGGCTTGGGAAGAAGCCTTAAAAGATATAACAGAACAATTGGAGACAGTAGCCCAGTATGAAGGCCATCTCCTGGATAGTGCGGATAGTCTACTCGAAATTACTGAATTTTCTCTTGAAATGGAACGCCAAATGGAGAAGCTTTACGTTTATGCTCATATGAAGAATGACCAAGACACACGTGAAGCCAAGTACCAAGAGTACTATGCCAAGGCCATGACTCTCTATAGCCAGCTAGACCAAGCCTTTTCATTCTATGAACCTGAATTTATGGAGATTAGTGAAGAGCAGTATGCTGACTTTTTAGAAGCTCAGCCAAAATTGCAGGTTTATCAACACTATTTTGACAAGCTTTTGCAAGGCAAGGATCACGTTCTTTCACAACGCGAAGAAGAATTATTGGCTGGAGCTGGGGAAATCTTTGGTTCGGCAAGTGAAACCTTCGCTATCTTGGACAATGCGGATATTGTGTTCCCTTATGTTCTTGACGATGATGGTAAGGAAGTTCAGCTATCTCATGGGACTTACACACGTTTGATGGAGTCTAAAAATCGTGAGGTTCGTCGTGGTGCCTATCAAGCCCTTTATGCGACTTATCAACAATTCCAACACACCTATGCCAAAACCTTGCAAACCAATGTTAAGGTGCAAAACTACCGTGCCAAAGTTCGCAACTACAAGAGCGCTCGTCATGCAGCCCTAGCAGCCAATTTTGTTCCAGAGAGTGTTTATGACAATTTGGTAGCAGCAGTTCGCAAGCATTTGCCACTCTTGCATCGCTATCTTAACCTTCGTTCAAAAATCCTGGGAATTTCAGACCTCAAGATGTACGATGTCTACACACCACTTTCTTCTGTTGAATACAGTTTTACCTACCGAGAAGCCTTGAAAAAGGCAGAAGATGCCTTGGCAGTCTTGGGTGAGGATTACTTGAGCCGTGTCAAACGTGCCTTCAGCGAGCGTTGGATTGATGTTTACGAAAACCAAGGCAAGCGTTCAGGTGCTTACTCTGGTGGTTCTTACGATACCAATGCCTTTATGCTACTTAATTGGCAGGACAATTTAGACAATCTCTTTACCCTTGTTCATGAAACAGGTCACAGTATGCATTCAAGCTATACTCGTGAAACGCAGCCTTATGTTTACGGAGATTATTCTATCTTCTTGGCTGAGATTGCATCAACTACCAATGAAAATATCTTGACGGAGAAATTATTGGAAGAAGTGGAAGATGATGCAACGCGCTTTGCTATTCTCAATAACTTCCTAGATGGTTTCCGTGGGACAGTTTTCCGTCAAACTCAATTTGCTGAGTTTGAACACGCGATTCACCAAGCGGACCAAAATGGAGAAGTCTTGACAAGTGATTTCCTAAATAAACTCTACGCAGACTTGAACCAAGAGTATTATGGTTTGAGTAAGGAAGACAATCCTGAAATCCAATACGAGTGGGCTCGCATTCCACACTTCTACTATAACTACTATGTATACCAATATTCAACTGGCTTTGCAGCAGCCTCAGCCTTGGCTGAAAAGATTGTCCATGGTAATCAAGAAGACCGTGACCGCTATATCGACTATCTCAAGGCAGGTAAGTCTGACTATCCACTTAATGTCATGAGAAAAGCTGGAGTTGATATGGAGAAGGAAGACTACCTCAACGATGCCTTTGCAGTCTTTGAACGTCGTTTAAATGAGTTTGAAGCACTTGTTGAAAAATTGGGAATGGCATAA